A genomic window from Halogeometricum borinquense DSM 11551 includes:
- a CDS encoding DUF7344 domain-containing protein — MSAQRVFADKEAESLSKDDIYSMLSNRRRRLVLNYLRETAEEVSVRELSREVAAMENGIEREELTYKQRKRVYTSLHQTHLPKLDDVGVIVYDRDRGNISLTPLATELGSFLDSTTERHVSSWSVYYLGLSGLSMLVVALAWTGLFPFSLVPDLGYAGLIAIGFAVSAALHVYTEYVAVEGDESSLSTLLAAVGWWN, encoded by the coding sequence GTGAGCGCACAACGCGTGTTTGCAGACAAAGAAGCAGAGAGCCTGTCGAAAGACGACATCTACTCGATGTTGAGCAACCGACGGCGGCGGTTGGTACTCAACTACCTGCGGGAGACCGCAGAGGAAGTGTCCGTTCGAGAGTTATCCAGAGAAGTCGCTGCAATGGAGAACGGAATCGAGCGGGAGGAGCTAACGTACAAGCAACGGAAACGCGTCTACACGTCGCTACATCAGACACATCTGCCGAAACTCGACGATGTGGGTGTTATCGTCTACGACCGAGATAGAGGAAATATCTCGTTAACGCCGCTGGCGACCGAACTCGGCTCATTTCTCGATAGTACGACTGAACGTCACGTCAGTTCGTGGTCTGTGTACTACCTCGGTCTGTCGGGCCTGTCGATGCTCGTCGTCGCGCTGGCGTGGACTGGACTATTTCCATTTTCGCTCGTTCCCGATCTCGGCTATGCCGGCCTCATCGCCATCGGATTCGCCGTCTCCGCAGCGCTCCACGTCTACACTGAGTACGTTGCCGTCGAAGGGGACGAATCCAGCCTCTCGACACTCTTAGCGGCCGTCGGTTGGTGGAACTGA
- a CDS encoding disulfide bond formation protein B, protein MVSSTRGVLAVSTLVAVVATVGSLFFSLSLGLVPCELCWYQRILMYPLVVVLAVATIEDRPGVYRTALPLSVVGMAVSAYHVYVQIAPSAGTCTLGGGCSAIQYPMLGGLLTIPRLALIAFFLVTVLVAGVCLVSQDDPWD, encoded by the coding sequence ATGGTGTCTTCGACACGCGGAGTTCTCGCAGTTTCGACGCTCGTCGCCGTCGTCGCCACTGTCGGAAGTCTGTTCTTCAGTCTTAGCCTTGGTCTCGTTCCGTGCGAACTCTGCTGGTACCAACGCATCCTCATGTATCCGCTCGTCGTCGTCCTCGCTGTCGCCACGATTGAGGACCGGCCGGGAGTCTACCGGACGGCACTCCCGCTCTCTGTCGTCGGTATGGCCGTCTCAGCGTACCACGTCTACGTCCAAATCGCACCGTCCGCCGGAACGTGTACGCTCGGCGGCGGGTGTTCGGCTATCCAGTACCCGATGCTCGGCGGCTTGTTGACGATTCCTCGACTGGCTCTTATCGCGTTCTTCCTCGTGACCGTCCTCGTCGCAGGCGTCTGCCTCGTCTCGCAGGACGATCCGTGGGACTAG
- a CDS encoding YeaH/YhbH family protein, giving the protein MGLREDVERFREIGEERREDLKEFISYGNLGGSGPDSIKIPIKVVDLPEFQYDQLDQGGVGQGKDGTPDVGQPVGQPQPGDGDGDGDEDGEPGEEGADHEYYEMDPEEFAQELDEELGLDLEPKGKEVIEEIEGDFTDVTRTGPHSTLDFERLFKEGLKRKLAMDFDDDFVREAMKVEGEDPQSVYQWCRDQHILVSLAWIEDEWKRIPDDERDTWSSYEEMEENVERTTTLQRIRREGLRDIPFRREDERYRHPEIIEEKEKNVVVVNIRDVSGSMREKKRELVERTFTPLDWYLTGKYDNAEFVYIAHDAEAWQVERDEFFGIRSGGGTRISSAYELAKEILEEEYPWSEWNRYVFAAGDSENSSNDTTENVVPLMKEIPANLHAYVETQPGGTAINATHAEEVERSLEEQGNVVVAYVSSPEDVVDAIYDILSTEDGE; this is encoded by the coding sequence ATGGGACTGAGAGAGGACGTCGAGCGGTTCCGCGAAATCGGCGAAGAGCGGCGCGAGGACCTCAAAGAGTTCATCAGCTACGGTAATCTCGGCGGCTCCGGTCCCGACAGCATCAAGATCCCAATCAAGGTCGTGGACTTGCCGGAGTTCCAGTACGACCAACTCGATCAGGGCGGTGTCGGACAGGGAAAGGACGGAACGCCGGACGTGGGGCAACCCGTCGGCCAACCGCAACCCGGAGATGGCGACGGCGATGGCGATGAAGACGGCGAACCCGGTGAGGAGGGCGCAGACCACGAGTACTACGAGATGGACCCCGAAGAGTTCGCACAGGAACTCGACGAGGAACTCGGTCTGGACCTCGAACCGAAAGGCAAGGAAGTAATCGAGGAGATCGAGGGTGACTTCACCGACGTAACGCGGACCGGGCCGCACAGCACTCTCGACTTCGAACGCCTGTTCAAAGAGGGACTCAAGCGAAAACTGGCGATGGACTTCGACGACGACTTCGTCCGCGAGGCGATGAAAGTCGAGGGCGAAGATCCGCAGTCGGTCTACCAGTGGTGCCGCGACCAGCACATCCTCGTCTCGTTGGCGTGGATCGAAGACGAGTGGAAGCGAATTCCCGACGACGAACGAGATACGTGGTCCTCATACGAGGAGATGGAGGAAAACGTCGAGCGGACGACGACGCTCCAGCGCATTCGCCGCGAAGGCCTGCGTGACATCCCGTTCCGGCGTGAAGACGAACGCTACCGCCATCCCGAGATCATCGAGGAGAAAGAGAAGAACGTCGTCGTGGTGAACATCCGCGACGTGTCGGGGTCGATGCGCGAGAAGAAGCGCGAGCTGGTCGAGCGGACGTTTACGCCACTGGATTGGTATTTGACTGGTAAATACGACAACGCCGAGTTCGTCTACATCGCGCACGACGCCGAGGCGTGGCAGGTCGAACGCGACGAGTTCTTCGGCATTCGTTCAGGTGGCGGGACCCGTATCTCCTCGGCGTACGAACTGGCCAAGGAGATTCTTGAAGAGGAGTACCCGTGGTCCGAGTGGAACCGCTACGTGTTCGCCGCGGGCGACTCGGAGAACTCATCGAACGACACGACAGAGAACGTCGTCCCCCTGATGAAAGAGATTCCGGCGAACCTCCACGCCTACGTGGAGACCCAACCGGGCGGCACCGCAATCAACGCAACACACGCAGAGGAAGTCGAGCGCTCCCTCGAAGAACAAGGGAACGTCGTCGTCGCGTACGTCTCCTCGCCGGAAGACGTGGTAGACGCCATCTACGACATACTCAGCACGGAGGATGGAGAATGA
- a CDS encoding DUF4238 domain-containing protein codes for MVEYKNQHYVPRFYLRNFSDDGQKIWLYNMQANREFTEPISRVCARDYFYSDETDVEKEIGSIESALSKGLGELLAIQSVSKFQTEKELKPDWLRVLQFLTFQEARTALSKEEIEQDGEVMFETFVRAGIEAGELDPELLEEVREGNVWLEHEQSPQLLPMLYQLHCAPLLADLWGTLLVNKTGTELVTSDHPVVRHNPYFLGEGHPQEIGLQSRGLQIYCPLTSHHYLLLHDPECYEIECSSEGVREIHDTAVINELNKLQIVNCDNNVFYGTEGRQEEMDCLWEQLGELADTNRDDRGTVRTEGGIGVYTKISAPRFCPELPFVEKESNIEYQRERVEGALEEQEEFWEEQFGDFV; via the coding sequence TTATGTGCCCCGCTTCTACCTGAGGAATTTCTCTGATGATGGTCAGAAGATCTGGCTGTACAATATGCAGGCGAACAGAGAATTTACAGAGCCGATATCGAGGGTTTGTGCCCGCGACTATTTTTATAGTGACGAGACAGACGTTGAGAAGGAAATCGGATCGATTGAAAGTGCACTGTCAAAGGGGCTGGGAGAACTGCTCGCAATTCAGTCAGTGTCCAAATTCCAGACAGAGAAGGAATTGAAACCCGATTGGCTCCGAGTGCTTCAATTTCTGACGTTTCAGGAGGCACGTACTGCTCTCTCGAAAGAGGAGATCGAACAGGATGGTGAGGTAATGTTTGAGACGTTTGTCAGAGCGGGTATTGAAGCTGGAGAGCTAGATCCGGAACTTCTGGAAGAGGTTAGAGAGGGGAACGTATGGTTAGAGCATGAACAGAGTCCGCAACTGCTCCCGATGCTCTACCAGCTACATTGCGCACCACTTCTAGCAGATCTTTGGGGGACACTGCTTGTGAATAAAACTGGCACCGAGCTGGTGACAAGTGACCACCCTGTTGTTCGCCATAATCCCTATTTCCTCGGGGAAGGCCATCCACAGGAAATCGGATTACAGAGCAGAGGACTCCAGATTTACTGTCCCCTCACCAGCCACCATTATCTCCTACTTCATGATCCGGAATGTTATGAAATCGAATGTAGTTCGGAAGGGGTGCGGGAGATTCATGATACAGCGGTGATTAATGAGTTGAATAAGCTACAGATTGTCAACTGTGACAATAATGTCTTCTATGGCACAGAAGGACGACAAGAGGAGATGGATTGTCTGTGGGAGCAGCTGGGAGAGCTCGCAGACACAAACCGAGACGACCGAGGAACGGTTCGGACGGAGGGAGGTATCGGTGTGTACACTAAGATATCGGCTCCCCGGTTTTGTCCTGAATTACCATTTGTCGAAAAAGAATCAAATATCGAATACCAGCGAGAAAGAGTCGAGGGTGCTCTTGAGGAACAAGAAGAATTCTGGGAGGAGCAATTTGGAGACTTTGTCTAA
- a CDS encoding serine hydrolase domain-containing protein, whose translation MSPSLSRRQVLAGVGAASTAAIAGPASSATARATTTQEAPSTEDVESLVDDLVETSLEAHDVPGATVAVVVDGDIALTKGYGVADRNTDTAVDAEQTLFRAGSVSKAVLWTAIMQRVTSGDINPNAPVSTYLDDIQLSTPYDEPITMAHLATHRAGFEASNRGLWIRDPTNLRPLSTHLKTAQPACVRPPGEVGSYSNYGAALAGGVLASVTNTTFTEAIDSQLLTPAGMSSSSFEQPLPDSLASRHATGYPPGDVFADGEFPYVGLRPAGSMSTTAADMARFMQIHLNDGVVDGERVLASETVDSLHEQWATHHDQLPGMAFGLLEKYYGDVRTLWHNGSTIAFHSDLLLVPERGLGLFVSYNGSGGAAARSDVTAGFLDALLPDPETRSLTPDGRPTKADALEGTYRSLRTSKTGHDRLTTTLQAQTISVSIDDDGALVTESGGRTNRWVETAPLVFEHVSEQRTLAFGESDDGIEHLFVGSNPATAYGRIGVQDKLTTHMTATAASVLVLLSGVVGWPILAAIRRFRGSGNGSVLGRLRQWRTHPALASRVAVGGAAGTLFGFLVLAVGHFASQPFSVLSTPPLTFRVLFALPIVAAIGTAAAGLLNVTAWRTRGLGAGRIHETAVVLSLVVLCAVLEYWNLMTPP comes from the coding sequence ATGTCTCCCTCCCTCTCTCGTCGGCAAGTTCTTGCCGGCGTCGGTGCAGCCTCCACGGCGGCAATAGCCGGTCCTGCTTCGTCCGCGACAGCCCGTGCGACGACCACACAGGAGGCACCTTCTACAGAGGACGTCGAGTCACTCGTCGATGATCTCGTCGAGACGAGTCTGGAAGCGCACGACGTTCCCGGAGCAACAGTCGCTGTGGTCGTCGATGGGGATATCGCTCTCACGAAGGGATACGGAGTCGCTGACCGCAACACAGACACCGCTGTTGACGCCGAGCAAACGCTGTTCAGAGCCGGCTCGGTGTCGAAAGCTGTCCTCTGGACGGCCATCATGCAACGTGTCACGAGTGGCGATATTAACCCGAACGCGCCGGTATCGACCTATCTCGACGACATCCAACTGTCAACACCGTACGACGAGCCGATCACCATGGCTCATCTCGCAACCCACAGAGCAGGATTCGAGGCGTCGAACCGCGGGCTGTGGATTCGTGACCCCACAAACCTTCGTCCACTCTCGACACACCTCAAGACGGCACAGCCCGCGTGCGTTCGACCGCCGGGTGAGGTTGGATCGTACTCTAACTACGGTGCGGCGCTTGCCGGTGGCGTGCTCGCCTCTGTGACGAACACCACGTTCACCGAGGCGATTGACTCGCAACTTCTCACGCCCGCGGGAATGTCATCAAGCAGTTTCGAGCAACCGCTCCCGGACTCACTTGCATCGAGACACGCCACCGGTTACCCGCCGGGTGACGTGTTTGCGGACGGCGAGTTCCCGTACGTTGGGCTCCGACCGGCAGGCTCGATGTCGACGACGGCAGCGGACATGGCTCGGTTCATGCAGATCCACCTCAACGACGGTGTGGTTGACGGTGAGCGAGTGCTCGCGTCCGAAACGGTCGATTCACTTCACGAGCAGTGGGCAACGCACCACGACCAGCTACCGGGGATGGCGTTCGGCTTGCTTGAGAAGTACTACGGCGACGTTCGGACGCTGTGGCACAACGGATCAACGATTGCGTTTCACAGCGACCTACTGCTCGTCCCCGAGCGTGGACTCGGTCTCTTCGTCTCCTACAACGGGAGCGGTGGTGCGGCTGCGCGAAGCGACGTTACCGCTGGCTTTCTCGACGCGTTGCTCCCCGACCCGGAGACACGGTCGCTCACGCCGGACGGAAGACCGACGAAGGCCGACGCGCTCGAAGGAACATATCGGTCACTGCGAACCTCGAAGACTGGACACGACCGACTCACGACGACGCTTCAGGCACAAACGATCTCTGTCAGCATCGACGACGACGGCGCGCTCGTCACGGAATCCGGCGGTCGGACGAATCGATGGGTCGAGACTGCACCGCTCGTATTCGAGCACGTCTCCGAGCAACGAACGCTCGCCTTCGGCGAGAGTGACGACGGCATCGAACACCTGTTCGTGGGATCGAATCCGGCGACTGCATACGGACGAATCGGAGTCCAAGACAAACTCACGACGCACATGACAGCGACTGCAGCGTCGGTTCTCGTCCTTCTGTCCGGCGTTGTCGGGTGGCCGATACTGGCCGCAATACGTCGGTTCAGAGGTTCCGGCAACGGCTCCGTTCTCGGAAGACTCCGTCAGTGGCGTACGCATCCAGCGTTAGCAAGCCGGGTCGCCGTTGGTGGTGCTGCGGGGACTCTGTTCGGGTTCCTCGTACTCGCCGTTGGCCACTTCGCCAGCCAACCGTTTAGCGTCCTCTCAACGCCACCGCTCACGTTCAGAGTGCTGTTCGCACTGCCCATAGTCGCTGCAATCGGGACTGCGGCGGCGGGCCTTCTGAATGTAACTGCGTGGCGAACACGTGGCCTAGGTGCGGGTCGAATACACGAGACTGCCGTCGTGCTGTCGCTGGTCGTGCTGTGTGCAGTCCTCGAGTACTGGAATCTCATGACACCACCCTAA
- a CDS encoding ATP-binding protein produces the protein MVEFVNRTEELSRLHALYESSDAELAVIFGRRRLGKTALVKQSIKQYEDAVVYQAKQKTTALQLRQFIDAAAESYPGVTRIREDWENVLGYLAEQDAIVVLDEFPYLVEQDPSLPSVLQAMFDHELDDSAATFVLVGSSISMMEEAALLGNSPLYGRSSLKLDVRQLPFDAAMDFFDDAYTADEQVLTWGVFGGVPYYLEEVSTDATLAENVQRTILSRHGTLHDEPDYVLRMELTEPTRYFSILEAIAGGSTSRNEIAGTTGIDYNQLSKYLNRLSRLRLVDQHVPITERKERSKRSRYRIRDPFFRFWFHFVYGTGEQYDQLGENAYDALVEPELADFVSRSFEDLCCSALRSLYPKHTITETGQWWYGEHEIDVVGLTTNETLIVGECKFQQSPLGYDAFSKLQSHTEELRWTPTDGSDRVEEYALFSRSGFKASVEKAAAERDDLRLVTVEDVVDALSS, from the coding sequence ATGGTCGAGTTCGTGAACCGAACGGAGGAACTCTCCCGCCTCCACGCACTCTATGAGTCGAGCGATGCCGAGCTCGCGGTGATATTCGGTCGGCGACGACTCGGGAAGACCGCGCTCGTCAAACAATCAATCAAACAGTACGAGGACGCCGTCGTCTACCAGGCGAAGCAGAAGACAACCGCCCTCCAGCTCCGGCAGTTCATCGACGCGGCTGCTGAGTCCTACCCCGGCGTGACGAGAATCCGAGAGGACTGGGAGAACGTTCTCGGGTACCTCGCCGAACAGGATGCTATCGTCGTTCTCGACGAATTCCCGTATCTCGTCGAACAGGACCCGAGTCTCCCGTCCGTGCTGCAGGCCATGTTCGACCACGAACTCGACGATTCGGCTGCGACGTTCGTCCTCGTCGGGTCGTCGATCAGCATGATGGAGGAGGCCGCGCTGCTCGGGAACAGCCCACTGTACGGTCGCTCGTCGCTCAAGCTCGACGTTCGACAGCTCCCCTTCGACGCCGCGATGGACTTCTTCGACGACGCCTACACCGCTGACGAGCAAGTCCTTACCTGGGGCGTGTTCGGCGGCGTCCCGTACTACCTTGAAGAGGTTTCGACCGACGCCACGCTGGCGGAGAACGTTCAGCGGACGATCCTCTCCCGGCACGGCACCCTCCACGACGAACCGGACTACGTCCTCCGGATGGAACTCACCGAACCGACGCGGTACTTCTCCATCTTAGAGGCCATCGCCGGGGGGAGCACCAGTCGAAACGAGATCGCCGGGACGACTGGGATCGACTACAACCAGCTCTCGAAGTATCTCAACCGCTTGTCTCGACTCCGGCTCGTCGATCAGCACGTCCCGATCACCGAGCGGAAAGAGCGGAGCAAGCGCAGTCGGTACCGCATCCGAGACCCGTTCTTCCGCTTCTGGTTCCACTTCGTCTACGGCACCGGCGAGCAGTACGACCAACTCGGTGAGAACGCCTACGACGCGCTCGTCGAACCGGAGTTAGCCGACTTCGTGAGCCGGTCGTTCGAGGATCTGTGCTGTTCGGCGCTCCGCTCGCTGTACCCCAAGCACACGATCACCGAAACTGGCCAGTGGTGGTACGGCGAACACGAGATCGACGTCGTCGGCCTCACGACCAACGAGACGCTGATCGTCGGCGAGTGCAAGTTCCAGCAGTCACCGCTCGGCTACGACGCGTTCTCGAAACTTCAGAGTCACACCGAGGAACTCCGATGGACGCCGACCGACGGCAGCGACCGCGTTGAGGAGTACGCCCTCTTTTCGCGGAGCGGATTCAAAGCCTCAGTCGAGAAAGCGGCTGCAGAAAGGGACGATCTTCGACTGGTCACGGTCGAAGACGTCGTGGATGCATTGAGTTCGTAA
- a CDS encoding SpoVR family protein gives MRRFRHTAQKVAGELEESVREAGNLARKLGLKPYPVNYWVVNYDEMNQLIAYGGFQRRYPHWRWGMTYDRQQKKDQFGMGKAFEIVNNDNPSHAFLQESNSLADQKAVITHVEAHADFFSNNEWFGMFAGDSDLDAAAMLEQHGETIQKYMDDPDIDREDVERFIDAVLCLEDNIDQHRTITDAATGRERVQPEDLRKRLDEMDISQDVRKQVFDEEWLDELAEAEAEAAKLDDPRRDVLAFVREHGMYYDEEEGKAVEMESWQKDVLDILRTESYYFAPQKMTKVMNEGWAAYWESLMMGEERFAGTDEFLTYADHQSRVLGSPGLNPYKLGKELWEYIENTTNRREVADKLLRVRGVTWRNFHDVIDFDEVQQLLEPHPAIDRVRSDTLDELAALPGDDPRVDWEMLDRALSDDGEVDVDAYPWKVLTYEGLAERHFSLVKPQNRGFLRHIRRSELERLSRYMFDNEAYETVEEAIADVDRASGWDRMQEIRESHNDVTFLDAFLTQEFVENNHYFTYEFTQATGEFRVASVDYEDVKKKLLLQFTNFGKPTIVVFDGNYDNRGELLLGHQYNGIMLDIAQARGVLERLYDLWGRPVNLATIVKEYDEHDVEVARRRDREPTPVEQGKRIRYDGEEFETYELDEEITERIRATDVDYDTKPEEWLS, from the coding sequence ATGAGACGATTCAGACACACCGCACAGAAAGTCGCCGGGGAGTTGGAGGAATCGGTCCGTGAGGCGGGCAACCTCGCCCGTAAACTCGGCCTCAAACCGTACCCGGTGAACTACTGGGTGGTCAACTACGACGAGATGAACCAACTCATCGCTTACGGTGGGTTCCAGCGACGCTACCCGCACTGGCGATGGGGAATGACGTACGACCGCCAGCAGAAAAAAGACCAGTTCGGCATGGGTAAGGCGTTCGAGATTGTCAACAACGACAATCCTTCACACGCGTTCTTGCAGGAGTCGAACTCGCTGGCCGACCAGAAAGCGGTCATCACTCACGTCGAGGCGCACGCGGACTTCTTCAGTAACAACGAGTGGTTCGGCATGTTCGCCGGCGACTCGGACTTAGACGCCGCGGCGATGCTCGAACAGCACGGGGAAACCATCCAGAAGTACATGGATGACCCGGACATCGACCGCGAGGATGTCGAGCGGTTCATCGACGCCGTCCTCTGCTTAGAGGACAATATCGACCAACACCGCACGATCACCGATGCGGCGACCGGACGCGAACGCGTCCAACCCGAAGATCTCCGCAAGCGTCTGGACGAGATGGACATCTCCCAAGACGTTCGCAAGCAGGTGTTCGACGAGGAGTGGCTCGACGAACTCGCGGAGGCCGAAGCCGAGGCGGCGAAACTGGACGACCCCCGCCGCGACGTGTTGGCGTTCGTCCGCGAACACGGCATGTACTACGACGAGGAGGAGGGCAAAGCCGTCGAGATGGAGTCCTGGCAGAAGGACGTACTCGACATCCTCCGAACGGAGTCGTACTACTTCGCCCCCCAGAAGATGACGAAGGTGATGAACGAGGGGTGGGCCGCCTACTGGGAATCGCTCATGATGGGCGAAGAGCGGTTCGCTGGCACCGATGAGTTCCTCACCTACGCCGACCATCAGTCGCGCGTCCTCGGGTCGCCCGGACTGAACCCGTACAAACTCGGCAAGGAACTGTGGGAGTATATCGAGAACACGACGAACCGCCGCGAAGTCGCGGACAAACTCCTCCGCGTCCGCGGTGTGACTTGGCGCAACTTCCACGACGTGATCGACTTCGACGAGGTGCAGCAACTCCTCGAACCGCATCCGGCGATAGACCGGGTTCGGTCCGACACGCTGGATGAACTTGCGGCGTTGCCGGGAGACGACCCACGTGTCGATTGGGAGATGCTCGACCGAGCGTTATCGGATGACGGCGAGGTGGACGTAGACGCCTATCCGTGGAAGGTACTCACCTACGAGGGGCTGGCTGAACGGCATTTCTCGCTTGTGAAACCGCAGAACCGCGGCTTCCTCAGACACATCCGTCGGTCGGAACTCGAACGCCTCTCCCGGTACATGTTCGACAACGAGGCGTACGAAACCGTCGAGGAAGCCATCGCTGACGTGGACCGAGCGTCCGGGTGGGACCGGATGCAGGAGATTCGAGAGAGCCACAACGACGTGACGTTCCTTGATGCGTTCCTCACGCAGGAGTTCGTCGAGAACAACCACTACTTCACGTACGAGTTCACCCAAGCGACGGGCGAGTTCCGCGTTGCCTCCGTGGACTACGAGGACGTGAAAAAGAAACTGCTCTTGCAGTTTACGAACTTCGGGAAACCCACGATTGTCGTCTTCGACGGCAACTACGATAACCGCGGCGAGTTGCTCCTCGGCCACCAGTACAACGGCATCATGCTCGATATCGCGCAGGCGCGAGGCGTTCTCGAACGCCTGTACGACCTCTGGGGTCGCCCGGTGAATCTCGCCACCATCGTCAAAGAGTACGACGAACACGATGTCGAGGTTGCCCGTCGCCGTGACCGCGAACCGACGCCGGTCGAGCAAGGCAAGCGCATCCGGTACGACGGCGAGGAGTTCGAGACGTACGAGTTAGACGAGGAGATAACGGAGCGCATCCGAGCGACCGACGTGGACTACGATACCAAGCCTGAGGAGTGGCTCTCGTAG
- a CDS encoding DUF7344 domain-containing protein — translation MGTTRDGASGLDQSDIHDVLRNDRRRLVLERLRSSEGAEAVADLAEHIGSVESGESPPPRNVRQSVYVSLHQTHLPKLDELGIVTYDSDDKTVALADAADEVAVYMEVVPKYGLSWAEYYLGLGLLGLLSLVGSGIGVPVLARLDGALVGGAFSLLVVVSAIYQLVDQRSSLFHRLRSDASGTEMTATDDGD, via the coding sequence GTGGGAACGACCCGGGACGGGGCGAGTGGACTTGACCAATCGGACATTCACGACGTCCTTCGAAACGACAGACGCCGTCTCGTTCTCGAACGATTGCGTTCTTCGGAGGGGGCAGAGGCGGTCGCCGACTTGGCCGAGCACATCGGAAGCGTCGAGTCCGGCGAGTCGCCGCCGCCGCGGAACGTTCGTCAGAGCGTCTACGTCTCGTTACACCAGACGCATCTGCCGAAACTCGACGAACTCGGTATCGTAACGTACGACAGCGACGACAAGACTGTCGCACTTGCGGACGCCGCCGACGAAGTTGCCGTCTACATGGAAGTCGTACCGAAGTACGGGCTCTCGTGGGCCGAGTACTACCTCGGTCTCGGACTGCTCGGACTGCTGTCTCTCGTCGGATCCGGTATCGGCGTCCCGGTGTTAGCACGACTAGACGGAGCGCTCGTCGGCGGTGCGTTCTCGCTTCTCGTCGTTGTCTCCGCGATCTATCAACTGGTTGATCAGCGGAGTTCTCTCTTTCACCGACTCCGCAGCGACGCCTCTGGGACTGAGATGACGGCCACGGACGATGGCGACTGA